From a single Streptomyces liliifuscus genomic region:
- a CDS encoding FadD3 family acyl-CoA ligase, with the protein MRGDMEWGTIPGLVRGAAERYADVEAVVEGRTRVSYAELGARVERAAAACVANGVEPGDRVAIWAPNTLDWIVSSLGAVSAGAVLVPLNTRFKGTEAAYILSRSRAKLLFVTGTFLGTSYVASLRRAAGDGLDSAGRGSGSVGPLAGLPDLEQVVVLSDDAPADFRTWKDFLASGDGVDAADVRARASAVESSSPSDIVYTSGTTGRPKGAVITHAQTLRAYEVWSDLAGLREGDRYLIVNPFFHTFGYKAGVIACLMRGATMIPQPVFNVDTVLANVASERISVLPGPPTLHQSLLDHPGRDAYDLTPLRLVVTGAAVVPLRLVERLREELGVGTVLTAYGLSEASGIVSMCRRGDEPGVIASTSGRAIPGTEVRVVDAAGASVAPGSQGEVLVRGFNVMGGYYEDARATSEVLTPDGWLRTGDIGVLDPAGNLRITDRLKDMFIVGGFNAYPAEIEQLLGLHPDVADVAVIGVPDSRLGEVGRAYVVRRPEAVATADDLIAWARREMANYKVPRTVEFVGELPRNASGKVVKGELRGR; encoded by the coding sequence GTGCGCGGTGACATGGAGTGGGGCACCATTCCCGGGCTGGTGCGGGGGGCGGCCGAGCGGTACGCCGATGTGGAGGCCGTCGTCGAGGGCCGCACCCGTGTCTCGTACGCGGAGTTGGGCGCCCGGGTGGAACGCGCGGCGGCGGCCTGCGTCGCGAACGGCGTCGAACCCGGTGACCGCGTGGCCATCTGGGCGCCCAACACCCTGGACTGGATCGTCTCCTCGCTGGGCGCGGTGTCGGCCGGCGCGGTCCTCGTCCCGCTCAACACCCGCTTCAAGGGCACGGAGGCGGCGTACATCCTCTCCCGGAGCCGGGCGAAACTGCTGTTCGTGACGGGGACGTTCCTGGGGACCTCGTACGTGGCTTCGCTGCGGCGGGCGGCCGGGGACGGACTGGATTCCGCGGGTCGAGGGTCGGGTTCCGTGGGTCCGCTCGCCGGGCTTCCGGATCTCGAACAGGTGGTGGTCCTCTCGGACGACGCCCCCGCCGACTTCCGCACCTGGAAGGACTTCCTGGCCAGCGGGGACGGCGTGGACGCGGCGGACGTACGGGCCAGGGCCTCGGCGGTCGAGTCGTCCTCCCCCTCGGACATCGTCTACACCTCGGGCACGACGGGCCGCCCCAAGGGTGCGGTGATCACCCACGCGCAGACACTGCGGGCCTACGAGGTGTGGAGCGATCTCGCGGGCCTCCGCGAGGGCGACCGCTATCTGATCGTGAACCCCTTCTTCCACACCTTCGGCTACAAGGCCGGTGTCATCGCCTGTCTGATGCGGGGCGCGACGATGATCCCGCAGCCGGTGTTCAACGTGGACACGGTCCTCGCGAACGTGGCCTCGGAGCGGATCTCCGTCCTGCCCGGCCCGCCCACCCTCCACCAGTCGCTCCTGGACCACCCGGGCCGTGACGCGTACGACCTCACGCCCCTGCGTCTGGTGGTGACGGGCGCCGCGGTGGTGCCGTTGCGCCTGGTGGAGCGGTTGCGGGAGGAACTCGGGGTGGGGACCGTGCTGACCGCCTACGGCCTCTCCGAGGCGAGCGGGATCGTCTCGATGTGCCGACGCGGGGACGAGCCCGGCGTGATCGCGTCGACGTCCGGCCGTGCGATCCCGGGCACGGAGGTGCGGGTGGTGGACGCGGCCGGCGCCTCCGTCGCTCCCGGCTCCCAGGGCGAGGTCCTGGTCCGCGGCTTCAACGTCATGGGCGGCTACTACGAGGACGCCCGGGCCACCTCCGAGGTCCTCACCCCCGACGGCTGGCTCCGCACCGGCGACATCGGCGTCCTGGACCCGGCCGGCAACCTCCGCATCACCGACCGCCTCAAGGACATGTTCATCGTCGGCGGCTTCAACGCGTACCCGGCGGAGATAGAGCAACTCCTCGGCCTGCACCCGGACGTGGCCGACGTGGCGGTCATCGGCGTACCGGACTCGCGGCTGGGCGAGGTCGGCAGGGCGTACGTCGTGCGGCGGCCGGAAGCCGTGGCGACCGCGGACGACCTCATCGCCTGGGCCCGACGGGAGATGGCGAACTACAAGGTGCCCAGGACGGTGGAGTTCGTGGGCGAACTCCCGAGGAACGCCAGCGGCAAGGTGGTCAAGGGTGAGCTGCGGGGCCGCTGA
- a CDS encoding lipid-transfer protein gives MTGAGLKDATAVVGIGQTAFAKQLPESEKALACRAILAALDDAGISPAEVDALASYTMEETDEVEVAKAVGFGDLTFFSKVGYGGGGSCATVAHLAAAVATGQATVGVAWRSRKRGSGPRPWKNTAVQLPTPAQWTRPFGLLRPADEIAMLTRRYLHEYGATRDHLFNVALACRNRANQNPAAMMYERPLTRDMYMTSRWISEPLCLFDNCLETDGALACVVVSAERARDCRRRPVYVHSAAQGLPAQHHGMVNYWNDDPLTGPAWAAARHLWKHADFTPEDVDVAQIYDAFTPLIPLSLEGYGFCGRGEGGAFTEGGALEIGGRLPLNTSGGGLSEAYVHGFNLINEGVKQLRGTSTAQVPNAATCLVTAGEGVPTSALLLRT, from the coding sequence ATGACAGGGGCAGGACTCAAGGACGCCACGGCCGTCGTAGGGATCGGGCAGACCGCCTTCGCCAAGCAACTCCCCGAGAGCGAGAAGGCGTTGGCCTGCCGGGCGATCCTCGCCGCTCTCGACGACGCCGGGATCTCCCCGGCCGAGGTGGACGCGCTCGCCTCCTACACGATGGAGGAGACCGACGAGGTGGAGGTGGCGAAGGCCGTCGGCTTCGGCGACCTCACCTTCTTCAGCAAGGTCGGCTACGGGGGCGGCGGTTCGTGCGCCACCGTCGCGCATCTGGCCGCCGCGGTGGCCACCGGGCAGGCGACGGTCGGGGTCGCCTGGCGCTCACGCAAGCGCGGCAGCGGACCGCGCCCGTGGAAGAACACGGCCGTCCAACTCCCCACCCCCGCCCAGTGGACGCGCCCTTTCGGCCTTCTCCGCCCGGCCGACGAGATAGCCATGCTCACCCGCCGTTATCTGCACGAGTACGGGGCGACCCGCGACCATCTCTTCAACGTCGCCCTCGCCTGCCGCAACCGGGCCAACCAGAACCCCGCGGCGATGATGTACGAGCGCCCGCTGACCCGGGACATGTATATGACCTCGCGGTGGATCAGCGAGCCTCTCTGCCTCTTCGACAACTGCCTTGAGACAGACGGCGCGTTGGCCTGCGTGGTGGTCTCCGCCGAACGGGCCCGCGACTGCCGCCGCCGGCCCGTGTACGTCCACTCCGCCGCCCAGGGCCTGCCCGCCCAGCACCACGGCATGGTCAACTACTGGAACGACGACCCGCTGACGGGCCCCGCCTGGGCAGCCGCCCGCCATCTCTGGAAACACGCGGACTTCACCCCCGAGGACGTGGACGTCGCCCAGATCTACGACGCGTTCACCCCTCTGATCCCTCTCTCCCTGGAGGGCTACGGCTTCTGCGGCCGGGGCGAGGGCGGCGCGTTCACGGAGGGCGGCGCCCTGGAGATCGGCGGACGGCTGCCGCTGAACACGAGCGGCGGGGGCCTCTCGGAGGCGTACGTCCACGGCTTCAACCTCATCAACGAGGGCGTGAAGCAGCTCCGGGGCACAAGCACCGCACAAGTCCCGAACGCGGCCACCTGCCTGGTGACAGCGGGCGAGGGCGTACCGACGTCAGCCCTCCTCCTGAGAACCTGA
- a CDS encoding Zn-ribbon domain-containing OB-fold protein: MLTPVVDDDGAPFWEYAARGELRVQACAEPDCGELRFPPRPCCPHCHSFDSEWRRMTGKGRVWSYVIPHPPLLPDYAAQSPYNVIVVELTDAPRIRLVGNLVSAPEAPLNSVAQERIRIGAKVQVVFTDGEGLPRWVLERP, encoded by the coding sequence ATGCTGACACCTGTCGTGGACGACGACGGCGCCCCCTTCTGGGAGTACGCCGCCCGGGGCGAGCTGCGCGTCCAGGCCTGCGCCGAGCCCGACTGCGGCGAACTCCGCTTCCCGCCCCGCCCCTGCTGCCCGCACTGCCACTCCTTCGACAGCGAGTGGCGCAGGATGACCGGCAAGGGCCGCGTCTGGTCGTACGTGATCCCTCATCCCCCTCTCCTGCCCGACTACGCGGCGCAGTCCCCGTACAACGTGATCGTCGTCGAATTGACAGACGCCCCCCGCATCCGGCTCGTAGGCAACCTGGTCAGCGCCCCGGAGGCACCGCTCAACTCCGTAGCCCAGGAGCGAATCAGAATCGGGGCGAAGGTACAGGTGGTCTTCACAGACGGCGAGGGGCTGCCCCGCTGGGTACTGGAACGCCCATGA
- a CDS encoding enoyl-CoA hydratase/isomerase family protein: protein MTLHLSTDKDTGVAVVTLDRPKKLNAIDLDTAAELTSVWREFRFDDSVRAIVLTGAGGRAFCTGLDRGADVPQPNSPYMVDDPLIAIGPKACDLWKPVIAAVNGMACGGAFYLIGEADFVIADETATFFDPHTTYGMVSAYESILLAQRMPVGEVARMALMGTTERVSARRAYEMGLVSELTTHGEALAAAVRCADVIASYPTEAVQGTVRALWAAKEATRTAALAHAPHLVSMGNLPSEAQADLFADRHGEYRTR from the coding sequence ATGACCCTTCACCTCTCCACCGACAAGGACACCGGCGTCGCGGTCGTCACCCTCGACCGCCCGAAGAAACTCAACGCCATCGACCTGGACACAGCGGCCGAATTGACGTCCGTCTGGCGGGAGTTCAGATTCGACGACTCCGTGCGGGCGATCGTGCTCACGGGCGCGGGCGGACGGGCCTTCTGCACGGGTCTCGACCGCGGCGCGGACGTCCCGCAGCCCAACTCCCCCTACATGGTGGACGATCCGCTGATCGCCATCGGCCCGAAGGCGTGCGACCTGTGGAAGCCGGTCATCGCCGCCGTGAACGGGATGGCCTGCGGCGGGGCCTTCTATCTGATCGGCGAGGCGGACTTCGTGATCGCCGACGAGACGGCCACGTTCTTCGATCCGCACACGACGTACGGCATGGTCAGCGCGTACGAGTCCATCCTCCTGGCACAGCGGATGCCGGTCGGGGAGGTCGCCCGGATGGCGCTGATGGGTACGACCGAGCGGGTCTCCGCGCGGCGGGCGTACGAGATGGGGCTGGTCAGCGAGCTGACCACGCACGGTGAGGCCCTGGCCGCCGCCGTGCGGTGCGCGGACGTCATCGCGTCGTACCCGACCGAGGCCGTGCAGGGGACGGTCCGGGCACTGTGGGCGGCGAAGGAGGCGACGCGGACGGCGGCGCTGGCACACGCCCCGCATCTCGTGTCGATGGGCAACCTGCCGAGCGAGGCACAGGCGGACCTGTTCGCCGACCGCCACGGCGAGTACCGGACCCGCTGA
- a CDS encoding serine/threonine-protein kinase — protein MVDQLTQHDPRRIGPFEVLGRLGAGGMGLVYLARSASGRRVAIKTVRTELAEDQLFRVRFSREVEAARAVSGFYTAAVVDADARAAVPWLATAYVPAPSLEEIVTECGPLPAQAVRWLAAGVAEALQSIHGAGLVHRDLKPSNVLVVEDGPRVIDFGIASGVSNTRLTMTNVAVGTPAYMSPEQAKDSRSVTGASDVFSLGSMLVFAATGHAPFHGANPVETVFMLLREGPDLEGLPDELRPLIESCMQMEATGRPNPADLQAQLAPHLFGSGSDDSGTASAWLPERAVGLIEQRRGGRPAAKPSSGRSGGRGAPVVPPPPPHDPPPVPVGVGTGRHGGAPDTGPVRLAGAQVPIGPGPRVADARAAAVKAPPPEAGLAASWSRPRPGVNGADPVVPGAGPVPVPAPAAAPGADSATSWRPWRFRMSNDVWGTPAVAGDLVYVTSFEVHALDVATGRRRFKTRDVAWSMAVAGGRVHASDGPTLFALDAREGTDLWRLPTDAWVYSLKADRGTVVTGTRGGGVQAWEAANGQKLWEITGAQTDFESPEAGPAVHDGTVYVWKDARLRALEARTGEERWSYPIGDAASCGGVPVRITHADDGYVYVSAGTRVLAIDVAGGHVRWHFEAPAVFLSPPTFAPGPAVTGGGIYLADYLGTVYALDATDGRDRWRIATEARSSLDPVLVSAGHVHVGSGKGLYTLDAVTGTPKWRFQAGGDVVGAPAVADGRIHFGSTDHLLYTLKADDGRLRWKLATGGEITGAPVVKDGVVYACSKDRCVYALDAEKGTGTARS, from the coding sequence GTGGTGGATCAGCTGACACAGCACGATCCGCGGCGGATCGGGCCGTTCGAGGTGCTGGGACGGCTGGGAGCCGGCGGCATGGGGCTGGTCTATCTCGCGCGCTCGGCCTCGGGCCGGCGGGTGGCGATCAAGACGGTCAGGACGGAGCTCGCCGAGGACCAGCTGTTCCGGGTCCGCTTCTCGCGCGAGGTGGAGGCGGCCCGTGCCGTCTCCGGCTTCTACACGGCCGCCGTGGTCGACGCCGACGCGCGCGCCGCCGTGCCCTGGCTGGCCACCGCCTATGTGCCCGCGCCCTCCCTCGAAGAGATAGTGACCGAGTGCGGGCCGCTGCCGGCCCAGGCGGTCCGCTGGCTCGCGGCGGGTGTCGCGGAGGCCCTGCAGTCCATCCACGGGGCCGGTCTCGTCCACCGCGACCTGAAGCCCTCGAACGTCCTCGTCGTGGAGGACGGGCCGCGCGTCATCGACTTCGGTATCGCCTCCGGGGTGTCGAACACACGTCTGACGATGACCAACGTCGCCGTCGGCACCCCCGCCTACATGTCGCCCGAGCAGGCGAAGGACTCCCGCAGCGTGACCGGCGCGAGCGACGTCTTCTCGCTCGGCTCGATGCTCGTCTTCGCCGCCACCGGCCACGCGCCCTTCCACGGCGCGAACCCCGTCGAGACCGTCTTCATGCTCCTGCGCGAGGGCCCGGACCTCGAAGGCCTCCCCGACGAGCTGCGCCCGCTCATCGAGTCCTGTATGCAGATGGAGGCGACGGGCCGCCCCAACCCGGCCGACCTCCAGGCCCAGCTCGCACCCCACCTCTTCGGATCCGGCTCCGACGACAGCGGTACGGCGTCCGCGTGGCTGCCCGAGCGGGCCGTGGGCCTCATCGAGCAGCGCCGCGGGGGCCGACCGGCGGCCAAGCCGTCCTCCGGGCGCAGCGGCGGACGCGGCGCCCCCGTGGTGCCGCCCCCGCCGCCCCACGACCCGCCTCCCGTCCCGGTCGGCGTCGGCACGGGCCGGCACGGCGGCGCGCCCGACACCGGGCCCGTACGCCTCGCGGGCGCCCAGGTGCCCATCGGGCCGGGCCCGCGGGTCGCCGACGCCCGCGCCGCCGCCGTGAAGGCACCTCCTCCCGAAGCCGGCCTCGCCGCCTCCTGGTCCCGGCCGCGCCCCGGCGTGAACGGCGCCGACCCCGTCGTACCCGGCGCCGGGCCCGTTCCCGTACCCGCGCCCGCGGCGGCCCCCGGCGCCGACTCCGCCACCTCCTGGCGGCCGTGGCGGTTCCGTATGTCGAACGACGTGTGGGGCACCCCCGCCGTCGCCGGCGACCTCGTCTACGTCACGTCCTTCGAGGTGCACGCCCTGGACGTGGCGACCGGGCGGCGCCGCTTCAAGACCCGGGACGTCGCCTGGTCGATGGCGGTCGCCGGAGGTCGCGTGCACGCCTCCGACGGCCCCACCCTCTTCGCCCTCGACGCCCGCGAGGGCACCGACCTGTGGCGGCTGCCGACCGACGCCTGGGTGTACTCCCTCAAGGCCGACCGCGGCACGGTCGTCACCGGCACCCGCGGTGGTGGCGTACAGGCCTGGGAGGCCGCCAACGGGCAGAAGCTCTGGGAGATCACCGGCGCCCAGACCGACTTCGAGTCGCCCGAGGCCGGGCCCGCCGTCCACGACGGCACGGTCTATGTCTGGAAGGACGCGCGGCTGCGGGCCCTGGAGGCGCGTACCGGTGAGGAGCGGTGGTCGTATCCCATCGGGGACGCTGCGTCCTGCGGTGGCGTGCCCGTCCGTATCACCCATGCCGACGACGGGTACGTGTACGTGTCCGCCGGTACGCGGGTGCTTGCCATTGATGTCGCCGGTGGGCATGTGCGCTGGCATTTCGAGGCGCCGGCGGTCTTCCTGAGCCCGCCTACCTTCGCGCCTGGGCCCGCTGTCACGGGTGGTGGGATCTATCTCGCCGACTATCTCGGCACGGTGTACGCGCTCGATGCGACGGATGGGCGTGATCGGTGGCGTATCGCCACGGAGGCGCGGTCCTCGCTCGATCCTGTGCTCGTGTCCGCGGGGCATGTCCATGTGGGGTCCGGGAAGGGGCTCTACACGCTTGATGCCGTCACTGGTACGCCCAAGTGGCGTTTCCAGGCGGGGGGTGACGTGGTGGGTGCGCCCGCCGTTGCCGACGGGCGGATTCACTTCGGGTCGACCGATCATCTGCTGTACACGCTGAAGGCCGACGATGGGCGGCTGCGGTGGAAGTTGGCCACCGGTGGGGAGATCACTGGGGCGCCCGTTGTCAAGGACGGGGTGGTGTACGCGTGCAGCAAGGATCGGTGTGTGTACGCGCTGGACGCGGAGAAGGGGACGGGGACTGCCCGTTCTTGA
- a CDS encoding VOC family protein, whose amino-acid sequence MAGSEGSAAFAEGVPCWIDAQLPDVEAGKRFYGELFGWTFEPFDKTAEPTGPSPYAGSVRAHLDGEPVAALVPKRDGRMPTVWTVYFATPDADDLAGRIREAGGQVITTPVPVGPYATMALAADPENAVFGLWESGTLPGFGRRHGPGSFSWVELYARDTAVADSFYAGLFHDALFGPGTTRDFGRVLVTEAFPAEMPPHFLVHFGVDDCEALLGTVVRLGGRVQAPPFDASYGRVAVVTDNQGASFALLQT is encoded by the coding sequence ATGGCTGGATCTGAAGGCTCTGCCGCTTTCGCCGAGGGCGTCCCCTGCTGGATCGACGCCCAGCTTCCGGACGTCGAGGCGGGCAAGCGCTTCTACGGCGAGCTGTTCGGGTGGACCTTCGAGCCCTTCGACAAGACGGCGGAGCCGACGGGGCCGTCCCCGTACGCCGGCTCCGTACGGGCGCACCTCGACGGCGAGCCCGTGGCCGCCCTCGTACCGAAGAGGGACGGCCGGATGCCCACCGTGTGGACGGTGTACTTCGCCACCCCGGACGCCGACGACCTGGCCGGCCGGATCCGGGAGGCGGGCGGCCAGGTGATCACGACACCGGTGCCGGTGGGCCCGTACGCCACGATGGCGCTCGCCGCCGACCCCGAGAACGCGGTCTTCGGGCTCTGGGAGAGCGGCACGCTCCCCGGCTTCGGCAGACGGCACGGGCCGGGCTCCTTCAGCTGGGTCGAGCTGTACGCGCGCGACACGGCCGTCGCCGACTCCTTCTACGCCGGTCTCTTCCACGACGCCCTCTTCGGCCCCGGCACCACCCGGGATTTCGGCCGGGTCCTCGTCACCGAGGCCTTCCCGGCCGAGATGCCGCCCCACTTCCTCGTCCACTTCGGGGTGGACGACTGCGAGGCGCTGCTCGGGACGGTGGTACGGCTCGGCGGACGGGTCCAGGCGCCGCCCTTCGACGCCTCGTACGGGCGCGTGGCCGTCGTCACGGACAACCAGGGGGCGTCCTTTGCCCTGCTGCAAACTTGA
- a CDS encoding TetR family transcriptional regulator, which produces MTGQVRTVDGRVAGRRGQATRQKLLDCLSEMLSSSPYRDVKVIDVARKAGTSPATFYQYFPDVEGAVLEIAEQMAAEGAGLTELLEGRSWVGKAGWQTAQELVDGFLEFWRKNDAILRVVDLGAAEGDKRFYKIRMKILNSVNNSLTDTVKELQAKGKVDKDVSPAAMAGSLVAMLAAVASHQKGFQTWGVKQAELKPNLALLVHLGVTGKKPTK; this is translated from the coding sequence ATGACAGGACAAGTGCGTACCGTCGACGGCCGTGTGGCCGGTCGGCGCGGGCAGGCGACGCGGCAGAAGCTGCTCGACTGCCTCAGCGAGATGCTCAGCTCCTCGCCCTACCGCGACGTCAAAGTCATCGACGTCGCGCGGAAGGCGGGCACTTCACCGGCGACCTTCTATCAGTACTTCCCGGACGTCGAGGGCGCCGTCCTGGAGATTGCAGAGCAAATGGCCGCGGAGGGCGCCGGGTTGACCGAGCTCCTCGAAGGGCGCTCCTGGGTCGGCAAGGCAGGCTGGCAGACCGCGCAGGAACTCGTGGACGGCTTCCTGGAGTTCTGGCGCAAAAACGATGCCATCCTCCGAGTCGTCGACCTGGGCGCCGCCGAGGGCGACAAACGTTTCTACAAGATCCGTATGAAGATCCTGAACTCCGTGAACAACTCCCTCACGGACACGGTCAAGGAGCTTCAGGCGAAGGGCAAGGTCGACAAGGACGTCAGCCCGGCCGCGATGGCGGGTTCCCTCGTCGCGATGCTCGCGGCGGTGGCCTCGCACCAGAAGGGCTTCCAGACCTGGGGCGTGAAGCAGGCCGAACTGAAGCCGAACCTCGCCCTGTTGGTGCATCTGGGTGTGACCGGCAAGAAGCCGACCAAGTAG
- a CDS encoding nitroreductase family deazaflavin-dependent oxidoreductase, which produces MGAGVRIVQKVSSTPAFARIAPHLIPAMDRAVHRLTRGKVLLSAQMLPGVILTARGAKSGLPRRTPLACMPEGGKGREGASWILIGSNFGRTDHPAWTANLLAHPDAEVSWKGRDIPVTARLLRGEERDTVWKALLEFWPPYATYQARVDREIRLFRIVRRDAPGSPGNATGGSPPE; this is translated from the coding sequence ATGGGTGCCGGAGTCCGGATCGTGCAGAAGGTGTCCTCGACACCCGCGTTCGCGAGGATCGCACCCCATCTCATCCCCGCGATGGACCGTGCCGTGCACCGGCTCACCCGCGGAAAGGTCCTGCTCAGCGCCCAGATGCTGCCCGGCGTCATCCTCACCGCGCGCGGCGCGAAGAGCGGACTGCCCAGGCGTACGCCACTGGCCTGCATGCCGGAGGGAGGAAAGGGGAGGGAGGGCGCGAGCTGGATCCTCATCGGGTCCAACTTCGGGCGTACGGACCATCCGGCCTGGACCGCCAACCTTCTCGCCCATCCCGACGCGGAGGTCAGCTGGAAGGGCAGGGACATCCCGGTCACCGCGCGTCTGCTGCGGGGCGAGGAGCGGGACACGGTCTGGAAGGCGCTGCTGGAGTTCTGGCCGCCGTACGCGACGTACCAGGCGCGGGTCGATCGGGAGATCCGGCTGTTCCGGATCGTCCGGCGGGACGCACCCGGTAGTCCCGGGAACGCGACAGGCGGCAGCCCACCTGAGTGA
- a CDS encoding acyl-CoA dehydrogenase family protein, translating to MDATFTAEQDEIRRTLRELLLKRCGPEEVRTAVQTEGGYDPALWETLAQQLGLPGLAFPEAYGGVGCSVTELALASEELGRSLAPSPLLATAVLSAPLLLALGSEEQRAALLPRIASGELTAALAVSGASLTTALGLTGDNRGDWAGGGRAGGVQARRTDGGWRLYGQADQVLDGHSAGLLVVPAHTGGFARSRTLLFLVRDALVQDALVQGSLVRDSPGRGGSGSAGATRVRLTSLDGTRSQARVQLRDVEAELLGEEGGSADVAGALAAVGDSAAAVLAAEAVGAADRVLERTVEYVKQREQFGRAIGSFQAVKHRLADLYVQVQAARSAAYYAAWATGAGEERVGGLALAQALEALRITSSEAVQLHGGIGFTWEHEAHLYFKRAAGDELLFGPGHRLREHAADAARLFGGGEVAV from the coding sequence ATGGACGCCACCTTCACCGCGGAGCAGGACGAGATCCGCCGCACCCTCCGTGAGCTCCTCCTCAAACGCTGTGGCCCTGAGGAGGTCAGGACCGCCGTGCAGACCGAGGGCGGGTACGACCCCGCGCTCTGGGAAACCCTGGCGCAGCAACTCGGGCTGCCTGGGCTCGCGTTTCCCGAGGCGTACGGAGGGGTCGGCTGCTCCGTCACCGAACTCGCCCTCGCCAGCGAGGAGTTGGGGCGGAGTCTCGCTCCTTCGCCGCTTCTCGCCACGGCCGTGCTCAGTGCGCCTCTGCTGCTGGCCCTGGGAAGCGAGGAGCAGCGGGCCGCGCTGCTGCCCCGGATCGCCTCCGGCGAACTCACCGCCGCCCTCGCGGTGTCTGGCGCGAGCCTGACCACCGCCCTCGGGCTGACCGGCGACAACCGCGGTGACTGGGCGGGCGGCGGACGCGCGGGGGGCGTGCAGGCGCGGCGGACCGACGGCGGGTGGCGGCTGTACGGGCAGGCCGACCAGGTGCTCGACGGGCACAGCGCGGGCCTGCTGGTCGTCCCCGCGCACACCGGAGGCTTCGCCCGCTCGCGCACCCTTCTCTTTCTCGTGAGGGACGCCCTCGTGCAGGACGCCCTCGTGCAGGGCTCTCTCGTACGGGACTCTCCCGGCCGGGGCGGTTCCGGGAGTGCGGGGGCGACTCGTGTGCGGCTCACCTCGCTCGACGGGACGCGGTCGCAGGCGCGGGTGCAACTGCGGGATGTGGAAGCCGAGTTGCTCGGTGAGGAGGGCGGGTCCGCCGATGTGGCCGGGGCGCTCGCCGCTGTCGGTGACTCGGCCGCCGCCGTCCTCGCCGCGGAGGCCGTCGGCGCCGCCGACCGCGTACTGGAGCGGACCGTCGAATACGTCAAGCAGCGCGAGCAGTTCGGGCGGGCGATCGGGTCCTTCCAGGCCGTGAAGCACCGGCTCGCCGACCTCTATGTACAGGTGCAGGCGGCACGCTCGGCGGCGTACTACGCGGCCTGGGCGACGGGCGCCGGGGAGGAACGGGTGGGCGGGCTCGCGCTGGCCCAGGCGCTGGAGGCGCTGCGCATCACCTCCTCCGAGGCCGTGCAGCTGCACGGCGGCATCGGGTTCACCTGGGAGCACGAGGCGCATCTGTACTTCAAGCGGGCGGCCGGCGACGAGCTGCTCTTCGGGCCGGGGCACCGGCTGCGGGAGCACGCGGCGGACGCGGCCCGGCTGTTCGGCGGCGGAGAGGTGGCGGTCTGA
- a CDS encoding thiolase C-terminal domain-containing protein translates to MTGTRTRTRPRPRPRRKVAVVGVSLSDCGRVDEATPYALHAQAARRALADSGLDRSVIDGFASAGLGTLAPVEVAEYLGLRPTWVDSTSVGGSTWEVMAAHAADAIAVGHANAVLLVYGSTARADIKAGRRTGNLSFGARGPLQFEVPYGHTLIAKYAMAARRHMHEYGTTLEQLASVAVQARANAALNPDAMFRDPITVDDVLSGPMIADPFTKLHCCIRSDGGAAVLLVAEEYVQDCRTAPVWVLGTGEHVSHTTMSEWPDFTVSPAAVSGRTAFQRAGVAPQDIDFAEIYDAFTYMTLVTLEDLGFCEKGEGGEFVAKDRLKVGGDFPVNTDGGGLSAQHPGMRGLFLLVEAVRQLRGEAGTRQIHRPDGHLPELAVASGTGGWFCSSATVVLGR, encoded by the coding sequence ATGACTGGGACCCGGACTCGAACCCGGCCGCGGCCGCGGCCTCGGCGGAAGGTGGCGGTCGTCGGCGTGTCCCTCTCCGACTGCGGCCGGGTGGACGAGGCGACGCCGTACGCGCTCCACGCCCAGGCCGCCCGCCGGGCCCTGGCCGACTCGGGCCTGGACCGCTCGGTGATCGACGGCTTCGCCTCGGCGGGCCTCGGTACACTGGCGCCGGTCGAGGTGGCCGAGTATCTGGGCCTGCGGCCCACCTGGGTCGACTCCACCTCCGTCGGCGGCTCCACCTGGGAGGTCATGGCGGCCCACGCGGCCGACGCGATCGCCGTCGGGCACGCCAACGCGGTCCTGCTGGTGTACGGGTCCACCGCCCGCGCGGACATCAAGGCGGGCCGCCGCACGGGCAACCTGTCGTTCGGCGCGCGCGGCCCCCTGCAGTTCGAGGTCCCGTACGGCCACACGCTGATCGCCAAGTACGCGATGGCCGCCCGCCGCCACATGCACGAATACGGCACCACGCTGGAGCAGTTGGCGTCCGTGGCGGTGCAGGCGCGGGCCAACGCCGCGCTGAATCCGGACGCGATGTTCCGGGACCCGATCACGGTCGACGACGTCCTGTCGGGCCCTATGATCGCGGACCCCTTCACCAAACTGCACTGCTGCATACGGTCCGACGGCGGGGCGGCGGTCCTGCTGGTGGCCGAGGAGTACGTCCAGGACTGCCGTACGGCTCCTGTCTGGGTCCTCGGCACCGGGGAGCACGTCTCCCACACGACGATGTCGGAGTGGCCCGACTTCACGGTGTCACCGGCGGCGGTGAGCGGCCGAACCGCGTTCCAGCGAGCGGGGGTTGCTCCGCAGGACATCGACTTCGCCGAGATCTACGACGCCTTCACCTATATGACCCTCGTGACGCTGGAGGACCTCGGCTTCTGCGAGAAGGGCGAGGGGGGTGAGTTCGTGGCGAAGGACCGCCTGAAGGTCGGCGGCGACTTCCCCGTCAACACGGACGGGGGCGGCCTCTCGGCCCAGCACCCCGGCATGCGGGGCCTGTTCCTCCTCGTCGAAGCGGTCCGCCAACTCCGCGGCGAGGCGGGCACGCGCCAGATCCACCGCCCCGACGGCCACCTACCGGAACTGGCGGTGGCCTCAGGAACGGGCGGCTGGTTCTGCTCGTCGGCAACGGTGGTACTTGGCCGATGA